One Purpureocillium takamizusanense chromosome 1, complete sequence genomic window carries:
- a CDS encoding uncharacterized protein (COG:S~TransMembrane:12 (i97-123o129-154i161-180o192-210i222-240o252-272i341-361o381-403i415-438o458-481i515-536o542-564i)~EggNog:ENOG503PABQ) → MTWNITIPKPAARPPFIHSPKSPVASFTTRASNMSSPASPSPLTTSTRSFSLGSFASHQKPIKYGKGRHSDVELVPQPSDDPKDPLNWPRWRKDLNLVSLLMTVGLVGGMKTAFITTGGIMAIHYNVSFTSIAALTAVPMILSAFTGLICVVTAKVRGKRPLYLASMVLLFIGSVWNATAGDSYASCMGARVVQGLGWGAFDTLVMGSIQDTYYEHERNLPVSLYNIFCIVTTWGSPLFGGLASQNAGSFTAQFRIISSFYVLAIPLLAFGAPETAFDRSWSAAIPPAPAPWYGVSPPWRPWRLRHRLNKDTVIEYLRSMKPVSFEGALTLPIMLQVPRALIAPTTCLLFLLSFIPYSTLWGMTFSLSMLTTPAPLSLSSATVGTLMAGPLIFATAIVTGFCFYRGRHQKFNGNISYTTVAAGTLLIFVGLLTFGLGLDNFMTDDVSEPRGTFFNAETAGQISLPLISFQLGALAGGFYVIDTATRPLLARSASFTSSSIVVAQRSIGDMHTSVVLLRNFAAGVMVLAMPNAIAAVRGLKATVIGFSVTQMLLAAAIVVLWRLLDESIWRADGKIMGLVDLRLLKQSVSFFDHD, encoded by the exons ATGACTTGGAATATCACCATACCGAAGCCGGCTGCCAGGCCGCCGTTCATTCATTCTCCCAAGTCACCCGTCGCCTCCTTTACGACCCGCGCGTCCAACATGTCCAGCCCTGCGTCACCCAGCCCACTGACTACTTCGACACGGAGTTTTTCATTGGGATCGTTTGCGAGCCATCAGAAACCGATCAAGTATGGCAAAGGGCGACATTCAGACGTTGAGTTGGTTCCGCAACCCAGTGACGACCCCAAAGATCCCTTG AACTGGCCCCGGTGGCGAAAAGACCTGAACCTCGTGTCCCTCCTCATGACCGTGGGGTTGGTAGGCGGCATGAAAACTGCATTTATCACCACtggcggcatcatggccattCACTACAACGTATCCTTCACGTCGATTGCGGCACTCACCGCGGTCCCAATGATCCTCTCTGCGTTCACTGGCCTGATCTGTGTGGTAACCGCCAAAGTCAGGGGCAAGAGGCCTCTGTATTTAGCCTCCATGGTGCTCTTGTTCATCGGCTCCGTATGGAACGCGACGGCAGGCGACAGCTACGCTTCGTGCATGGGCGCTCGGGTCGTCCAAGGGCTCGGCTGGGGTGCGTTCGATACGCTCGTGATGGGCTCGATTCAAGACACGTACTAC GAACACGAACGGAACCTCCCAGTTTCATTGTACAACATCTTCTGCATAGTGACTACCTGGGGATCACCGCTTTTTGGTGGCCTCGCATCACAAAATGCTGGCTCATTCACCGCCCAGTTTCGCATTATCAGCTCATTCTATGTTCTGGCAATCCCTCTTCTTGCATTCGGAGCACCAGAGACTGCCTTTGACAGGTCTTGGTCGGCTGCCATaccgccagctccagctccgtgGTACGGGGtctcgccgccttggcgcCCGTGGCGTCTGCGGCATAGGCTCAATAAGGACACCGTTATTGAATACCTCAGGAGTATGAAGCCAGTATCTTTCGAGGGCGCGTTGACGCTCCCCATCATGCTGCAGGTTCCGCGAGCGCTTATTGCGCCCACAACCTGCCTGCTGTTTCTCCTCTCCTTCATCCCTTACAGCACACTGTGGGGCATGACCTTCTCCCTCAGCATGCTCACAACGCCGGCGCCCCTTTCTTTGAGTTCCGCAACAGTCGGAACGCTCATGGCTGGTCCCTTGATTTTCGCTACCGCTATCGTTACGGGATTCTGCTTCTACCGAGGACGGCACCAAAAATTCAACGGCAACATCAGCTATACCACTGTCGCGGCCGGAACATTGCTCATCTTTGTTGGCCTGCTTACGTTCGGGCTTGGTCTGGACAATTTCATGACAGACGACGTATCTGAACCCAGAGGAACGTTTTTCAACGCCGAGACCGCCGGACAGATCAGTCTGCCGCTGATATCGTTTCAACTTGGCGCTCTGGCTGGCGGCTTCTACGTCATTGACACGGCCACACGACCTCTTCTAGCGCGATCTGCCTCTTTTACCTCATCAAGCATTGTCGTTGCTCAGCGCAGCATCGGAGACATGCACACTAGCGTCGTCCTTTTACGGAACTTTGCTGCAGGTGTCATGGTGCTCGCCATGCCGAACGCCATCGCGGCAGTGCGCGGGCTCAAGGCCACGGTGATTGGCTTCAGCGTGACGCAGatgcttcttgccgccgccattgtcgtTCTGTGGCGACTGCTCGACGAGAGCATATGGAGGGCAGACGGCAAAATCATGGGCTTGGTCGACCTGCGGCTGCTAAAGCAGAGTGTGAGCTTTTTCGACCACGACTGA
- a CDS encoding uncharacterized protein (COG:S~EggNog:ENOG503PAD1~TransMembrane:7 (o38-57i66-86o113-129i141-161o191-214i394-412o432-451i)), with protein sequence MSSSSSPPPPPPPTASRLPTAEQFTQEQVNTLATLERIGGSISLVGIVCILVTYGLVRRVRNVQNTFIVFASVANVGASTASIIALNGLQEGKGSALCKTQSFLFEMFMQSDPWWSLAMAVNVFLVFYYRASPDSFRRWWWVYCLICYGGPFVIALGLLLVNHPQKGPIYGEATIWCWIDPKWDSIRIYTYYMLIWICIVGSMICYFLVGYHVFRSRNQLHSFSQSKGRDAATSHIDQKPGVDQYNHGAGFYGTVVTEVKVVHTSASADIANNINTNSNNINNNLISTPKAARLPGTGGRPHNSSLSSSSASPDDAAAAAAEQPPTRRAMMDQTANAAATGAGAASTTQHYYSTVTAGVAPERRRSGPSPYARVRVASSRLASKFFVDDPIKRAYLRTSLLFAVSVFVTWIPSSLNRINGWLHGASPFQYHLATAAVLPLQGLWNFLIFFITSWRVVWNQITGGSGVSSSRRRGAGRYGPGGSLRSRDDGGGGYGAGTIVDRTAADRDHRAGSTHPLSHARSNQQYPHHPRGSDSDLGDLESLTMGSEVELRGLPQAPTKTSTSL encoded by the exons atgtcgtcgtcgtcgtcgccgccgccgccgccgccgccaacggcctcgaggctgccgacggccGAGCAGTTCACGCAGGAGCAGGTCAACACGCTCGCCACGCTCGAGCGCATCGGCGGGTCCATCAGCCTGGTCGGCATCGTCTGCATCCTCGTCACCTACGGGCTGGTGCGGCGCGTGCGCAACGTGCAAAACAccttcatcgtcttcgccagcgtcgccaacgtcggggccagcaccgccagcaTTATCGCCCTCAACGGCCTGCAGGAGGGCAAGGGCTCGGCGCTGTGCAAGACGCAGAGCTTTTTGTTTGAGAT GTTCATGCAGTCCGACCCCTGGTGGtccctcgccatggccgtcaacgtcttcctcgtcttctaCTACCGCGCCAGCCCCGACTCCTtccgccgctggtggtgggtgtACTGCCTCATCTGCTACGGCGGGCCCTTTGTCATCGCCCTGGGCCTCCTCCTGGTGAACCATCCCCAGAAGGGGCCCATATACGGTGAAGCAACG ATCTGGTGCTGGATAGACCCCAAGTGGGACAGCATTCGCATCTACACCTACTACATGCTCATCTGGATCTGCATCGTCGGGTCCATGATATGCTACTTCCTCGTCGGCTACCACGTCTTTCGCTCGCGGAACCAGCTGCACAGCTTCTCCCAGTCCaagggccgcgacgccgcgacgagccACATCGATCAA AAGCCGGGCGTGGATCAGTACAACCACGGGGCAGGGTTCTACGGAACCGTCGTCACCGAAGTCAAGGTCGTCCACACGTCCGCTTCGGCCGACATCgccaacaacatcaacaccaacagcaacaacatcaacaatAACCTCATCTCCACGCCCAAAGCCGCCCGTCTCCCTGGCactggcggccgcccgcacaactcctccctctcttcctcctccgcctcgcccgatgacgccgccgccgccgccgccgagcaacCCCCCACGCGACGGGCCATGATGGACCAGACcgcaaacgccgccgccaccggagccggagccgcctcgacgacgcagcacTACTACTCGACCGTCAcagccggcgtcgcgcccgagcgccgccgctccggccCCTCGCCCTacgcccgcgtccgcgtcgcctcgtcgcgcctgGCCAGCAAGttcttcgtcgacgaccccaTCAAGCGCGCCTACCTGCGCACCTCGCTGCTCTTCGCCGTCAGCGTCTTCGTCACCTGGATCCCCAGCAGCCTCAACCGCATCAACGGCTGGCTGCacggcgcctcgcccttccAGTACcacctcgccaccgccgccgtcctgccccTCCAGGGCCTGTGGAACTTtctcatcttcttcatcaccaGCTGGCGCGTCGTCTGGAACCAGATAACGGGCGGTTCcggcgtcagcagcagccgccgccgcggtgcgGGGAGGTATGGCCCCGGCGGCTCGCTGCGCTCacgcgatgatggcggcggtggctacGGCGCGGGAACCATCGTGgacaggacggcggcggatcgGGACCATCGCGCCGGCAGTACGCACCCGCTTAGCCATGCGCGCAGCAATCAGCAGTATCCGCATCATCCCCGCGGCTCCGACTCGGACCTGGGCGATCTCGAGTCCTTGACCATGGGCAGCGAGGTCGAGTTGCGAGGCCTGCCCCAGGCACCGACCAAAACGTCGACGAGCCTGTAA
- a CDS encoding uncharacterized protein (COG:S~EggNog:ENOG503P33P), translating to MASPSLVDELPTEILAAALSWLSSRQLVLAASTSRRFHSVAARVLYRRLIDVASMPEHKLILECYHPSAKISTPYLACRYLGTKVAGADAIDDASPRLQDLPRMYSSFRPVLTEENRHRRLRPDWPQQSLAMPGGQRDGEDDCATQEVYLDEGELFSQLCTVTNVVKETARPGFYVSHVNTCDGVIRIWRGWLDQLAASSTYRPTDDDSQRFAASSSGASGIDTDQFLWVDPAKSVGLRFSNKVKPSERMPLISGPDDDEAVSYSLVYEELVVRTTMLLFAVEASAVQEVSRSSKAVVIAQYAPPAQ from the exons atggcctcgccctcgctcgtcgatgagctgcCAACCGAG ATACTGGCCGCTGCGCTATCATGGCTCTCATCCCGGCAGCTGGTGCTCGCTGCATCCACCAGTCGGCGCTTCCACTCCGTGGCTGCGCGTGTCCTGTACCGCCGCCTGATAGACGTGGCCTCTATGCCGGAGCATAAGCTGATCCTCGAGTGCTACCACCCCAGCGCAAAGATATCCACGCCATATCTCGCGTGTCGCTACCTCGGGACCAAGGTTGCCGGGGCGGACGCCATAGACGATGCCTCACCGAGGCTTCAAGATCTGCCTAGGATGTACTCGTCCTTCCGACCCGTGCTGACCGAGGAGAATCGCCACCGCAGGCTTCGGCCAGATTGGCCGCAGCAGTCGCTGGCCATGCCAGGCGGCCAacgagacggcgaggatgactGTGCGACGCAAGAGGTCTATCTTGATGAAGGAGAGCTGTTCTCGCAGCTGTGCACCGTTACCAACGTCGTCAAGGAGACCGCGCGCCCGGGGTTCTACGTCAGCCACGTCAACACCTGCGACGGTGTGATTCGCATCTGGAGAGGTTGGCTGGATCAGTTGGCCGCTTCCAGCACCTACCGGCCGACAGACGACGACTCACAGCGCTTTGCGGCATCGTCTTCCGGTGCGTCCGGCATAGACACAGATCAATTCCTCTGGGTCGATCCGGCAAAGAGCGTTGGGCTGCGCTTCAGCAACAAGGTTAAGCCATCGGAGAGAATGCCACTCATCTCCGGCccggacgacgatgaggcaGTCTCATACTCACTCGTTTACGAAG AGCTCGTGGTACGCACCACCATGCTACTGTTTGCTGTCGAGGCCTCGGCGGTACAAGAAGTATCCCGATCAAGCAAAGCAGTCGTCATTGCCCAGTACGCCCCCCCGGCACAGTGA
- a CDS encoding uncharacterized protein (COG:S~TransMembrane:12 (i51-70o90-108i120-138o144-164i176-195o207-227i281-305o325-346i366-387o393-417i429-450o462-483i)~EggNog:ENOG503NYU5), with translation MSQTAPLLADVEDEPRSYVREPNGQEDVKPVVVHGSPDDAQEWPPSVKWSMVALVSLSAFSVTYGCLSVAPVATRIANDLDGGDSGKSAAALLVTIWELGEAAGPLLIAPLAEMFGRRPLYNVANLLFVAATMLGALSRDKGEFVASRALTGMAVAANVLNPAIIGDMFPTEQRGAAMSCIMFAPLVASSVGPVFSSILADRMGWRSVPWTSAALAALCVLAFSTCFRETYRASILRRKITWIRKESEDEHSSHIDSLTREITVVGSPTGIWSSMMRPITVFLDSGVLASLSLFGSLMFSYFYVISTTLPDILEEVYQFPSSMTGSAFLANGVGSLIGVVICNLTLDRIYIKLSNDNNKGVGLPEFRLPLTLIGVATMTPAVALYGWCAEYRLPLYLFVVSVVWIRVSMTVAFVPLMPYVVDACGTYSASALTGTIVIRCLAGTFCPLLTAEMIERMGYGWAFTTLAVVSLVVGIIPAMIFRYGSRWRQRSKYTKTTEGA, from the exons ATGAGCCAGACAGCTCCCCTCCTGGCCGATGTAGAAGACGAGCCACGAAGCTACGTCCGTGAGCCCAATGGCCAAGAAGATGTCAAGCCTGTTGTTGTCCACGGCTCGCCAGACGATGCTCAAGAGTGGCCGCCCTCTGTCAAGTGGAGCATGGTGGCCCTGGTGTCGCTTTCTGCCTTCTCAGT AACCTATGGTTGTCTCTCAGTCGCCCCAGTGGCCACTCGCATCGCcaacgacctcgacggcggcgacagcggcaagTCCGCTGCCGCACTCCTAGTTACGATCTGGGAGCTGGGAGAGGCAGCCGGACCGCTGCTTATCGCGCCGCTGGCAGAGATGTTTGGGCGCCGGCCGCTGTACAACGTCGCCAATCTGCTCttcgtggcggcgacgatgctcgGGGCGCTGTCAAGGGACAAGGGCGAGTTCGTCGCCTCGCGGGCGCTCACGggcatggccgtggcggccaaCGTGCTCAACCCAGCCATCATCGGGGACATGTTTCCGACAGAGCAGCGGGGCGCGGCCATGAGCTGCATCATGttcgcgccgctcgtcgccagcTCCGTCGGCCCGGTGTTCAGCAGCATCCTTGCGGACCGCATGGGATGGCGCTCTGTGCCCTGGACAAGCGCTGCTCTGGCGGCGCTGTGCGTGCTCGCATTTTCCACTTGCTTTCGGGAGACGTACAGGGCCTCCATACTTCGACGCAAGATTACCTGGATCCGTAAGGAATCCGAGGATGAACACTCGTCACATATCGATTCTCTGACGAGGGAGATCACTGTCGTGGGCAGCCCTACCGGTATATGGAGCTCTATGATGAGGCCCATCACAGTGTTTCTTGACTCTGGTGTTCTGgcctcgctgtcgctgtTTGGGTCGCTCATGTTTTCGTATTTCTACGTCATTTCTACGACGCTCCCAGACATCTTGGAAGAAGTATACCAGTTTCCGTCATCCATGACAGGCTCGGCGTTTCTGGCAAATG GAGTTGGCAGCTTGATTGGTGTTGTCATCTGCAACTTGACCCTGGACAGGATATACATCAAACTCAGCAACGACAACAATAAGGGAGTCGGCCTACCGGAGTTCCGCCTGCCCCTGACGCTCATCGGTGTCGCGACGATGACCCCCGCAGTAGCACTCTATGGCTGGTGTGCCGAATATCGGTTGCCGCTCTATCTATTCGTGGTGTCCGTCGTCTGGATCCGCGTTTCCATGACGGTCGCGTTTGTGCCGCTGATGCCGTACGTGGTGGATGCGTGTGGGACGTATTCGGCGTCGGCTCTGACGGGCACGATTGTGATCCGGTGTCTCGCGGGCACGTTTTGCCCTCTGCTGACGGCAGAGATGATAGAGCGTATGGGGTACGGGTGGGCGTTTACGACTTTGGCAGTGGTGAGCTTGGTGGTTGGTATCATCCCTGCGATGATTTTCCGTTACGGATCTCGCTGGAGGCAGCGTTCAAAATATACCAAGACCACTGAAGGAGCTTGA
- a CDS encoding uncharacterized protein (COG:S~EggNog:ENOG503P33P), whose protein sequence is MASPSLVDELPTEILAAALSWLSSRQLVLAASTSRRFHSVAARVLYRRLIDVASMPEHKLILECYHPSAKISTPYLACRYLGTKVAGADAIDDASPRLQDLPRMYSSFRPVLTEENRHRRLRPDWPQQSLAMPGGQRDGEDDCATQEVYLDEGELFSQLCTVTNVVKETARPGFYVSHVNTCDGVIRIWRGWLDQLAASSTYRPTDDDSQRFAASSSGASGIDTDQFLWVDPAKSVGLRFSNKVKPSERMPLISGPDDDEAVSYSLVYEELVVRTTMLLFAVEASAVQEVSRSSKAVVIAQIAPSRTDSAIARL, encoded by the exons atggcctcgccctcgctcgtcgatgagctgcCAACCGAG ATACTGGCCGCTGCGCTATCATGGCTCTCATCCCGGCAGCTGGTGCTCGCTGCATCCACCAGTCGGCGCTTCCACTCCGTGGCTGCGCGTGTCCTGTACCGCCGCCTGATAGACGTGGCCTCTATGCCGGAGCATAAGCTGATCCTCGAGTGCTACCACCCCAGCGCAAAGATATCCACGCCATATCTCGCGTGTCGCTACCTCGGGACCAAGGTTGCCGGGGCGGACGCCATAGACGATGCCTCACCGAGGCTTCAAGATCTGCCTAGGATGTACTCGTCCTTCCGACCCGTGCTGACCGAGGAGAATCGCCACCGCAGGCTTCGGCCAGATTGGCCGCAGCAGTCGCTGGCCATGCCAGGCGGCCAacgagacggcgaggatgactGTGCGACGCAAGAGGTCTATCTTGATGAAGGAGAGCTGTTCTCGCAGCTGTGCACCGTTACCAACGTCGTCAAGGAGACCGCGCGCCCGGGGTTCTACGTCAGCCACGTCAACACCTGCGACGGTGTGATTCGCATCTGGAGAGGTTGGCTGGATCAGTTGGCCGCTTCCAGCACCTACCGGCCGACAGACGACGACTCACAGCGCTTTGCGGCATCGTCTTCCGGTGCGTCCGGCATAGACACAGATCAATTCCTCTGGGTCGATCCGGCAAAGAGCGTTGGGCTGCGCTTCAGCAACAAGGTTAAGCCATCGGAGAGAATGCCACTCATCTCCGGCccggacgacgatgaggcaGTCTCATACTCACTCGTTTACGAAG AGCTCGTGGTACGCACCACCATGCTACTGTTTGCTGTCGAGGCCTCGGCGGTACAAGAAGTATCCCGATCAAGCAAAGCAGTCGTCATTGCCCA GATTGCGCCTTCGCGCACAGACTCTGCGATTGCGAGATTGTAA
- a CDS encoding uncharacterized protein (COG:D~COG:K~COG:L~EggNog:ENOG503Q4MK), giving the protein MSHLTNPLATTEQLLLRPSLSSVPQDLQESVFVATQCLTQAAGQLLRAPQAVAAQANVLLARYWLVDSIMAHEFSDVSAAVVYLVCKMGPKPRSPRDVANVYSYLLSAGSTLFRTGEPPADDPKSYYQSETDYLAFSNRIMAIEARILYSLSFDTHVALPHPLAITYLQTLEFLSRPGSEASSRVVQYLNTALLSPQMLYLTHQPHALAVAAIYNAARDLDAKTPEAEWWEVFDVDREELGFLVVAMRSLEGWLRQRKDDLPVFRERMLTRQDVEDAMRKRGLAVTNGVNQAEEEAEAMMMLDARQSA; this is encoded by the exons atgtcACACCTCACCAACCCGCTCGCTACGACGGAGCAGCTCCTGCTGCgcccgtcgctgtcgtcggtgCCACAGGACCTGCAGGAGTCAGTCTTTGTCGCGACGCAATGCCTGACCcaagccgccggccagctgctgcgcgccccgcaggccgtggcggcgcaaGCCAACGTGCTCCTCGCGCGGTACTGGCTGGTGGACTCGATCATGGCCCACGAGTTCAGC GACGTctccgctgccgtcgtctaTCTCGTGTGCAAGATGGGACCAAAGCCGCGCTCCCCGCGAGACGTCGCCAACGTCTACAGTTACCTGCTGTCGGCCGGCTCGACCCTGTTTCGCAccggcgagccgcccgcggacGACCCAAAGTCATACTACCAAAGCGAAACCGACTACCTGGCGTTTTCGAACCGCATCATGGCAATCGAGGCGCGCATTCTCTACTCGCTGTCCTTTGACACGCACGTTGCGCTGCCGCATCCTCTAGCCATCACGTAcctgcagacgctcgagTTCTTGTCGCGTCCGGGGTCGGAGGCGTCGTCACGCGTAGTGCAGTACCTCAACACGGCCCTGCTTTCGCCGCAGATGCTTTACCTGACGCATCAGCCGCACGCCCTGGCGGTGGCCGCCATATACAATGCGGCCCGTGACCTGGACGCGAAGACGCCTGAGGCGGAGTGGTGGGAGGTGTTCGACGTGGACCGCGAGGAGCTTGGGTTCCTGGTAGTGGCGATGCGCAGCCTGGAGGGATGGCTCCGCCAGCGCAAGGACGATCTGCCCGTGTTTCGGGAGAGGATGCTGACGCGCCAAGATGTGGAAGATGCAATGCGGAAGCGCGGCCTGGCCGTGACCAATGGGGTCAAccaggccgaggaagaggctgaggcgatgatgatgctggacGCACGTCAGTCGGCCTAA
- a CDS encoding uncharacterized protein (EggNog:ENOG503NZ43~COG:P~TransMembrane:12 (i87-110o116-133i140-158o170-189i201-221o252-270i282-305o341-360i381-406o418-438i464-484o490-507i)): MAQQRATSFVVEKVLGIDVNERYAQVPLDLEQRARSVIDPADTYLENEPAVAEVFKELVPTRDGAISYITELFPSASWIRRYNVRWLAGDVLAGITIGLVVVPQALAYAALARLDAAFGLYTSFTGAITYWMFGTSKDIVIGTTAVGSLLVGNVVGSIKESHGDKYSAPQIAHALGMLSGAVLLFFGLLRLGWVIEFIPYIPISAFITAASITIMSTQFPVALGLQGVNTREAPYKVIISSLQRLPTMRADAAIGLTSIALLFAIKSFCSRMELRMPHKKRLWGSLSSFRLTFTMLLFTFISYLANRGLSKDQHKFQIVGTIERGFQEASVPHPDSGLVKAILPELPAVAIILVIEHIAISKAMGRLHGYTINPSQEIVALGMANMFSPFVGGYVCTGSFGASAVLSKAGVRTPLAGLFSALVLVLALYALTGVFYFIPKAALAGLIIHAVCNLMTPPAKLYKYWQLSPIELLIWIVGVLLAIFESLEASIYAGVVLSVAVLLFRIARKQGTFLGIAHVRRVRGEKDLGPDGKSSHQSHQVFLPLERRGPSNPNIKIDSPYPGVFVYRLSEGFNYTNQAYHVDTLTKYVMDRTRRMSPEEFERESDRLWNDPGPRTYDSESESLPYLRAMVFDFAAVNNVDVTSVQGLIDLRNTFDRHAAPDTVEWHFANVHNRWTRRALAAAGFGYPTSRNLEAIRNWHPVYSIASTLTERDWPVFGRNTWITELDQDEERTAGARTPESLSCASTTQGTPTSPRPVQGFDGKQAAVSGVDRPFFHVDLRDAVESAVRDARSKDGHH, encoded by the exons ATGGCCCAGCAGCGAGCCACCAGCTTCGTGGTGGAAAAGgtgctcggcatcgacgtcaaCGAGCGGTACGCCCAGGTCCCGCTGGACCTCGAGCAGCGTGCCCGCAGCGTCATAGACCCGGCAGACACGTACCTCGAAAACGAACCCGCCGTTGCGGAGGTGTTCAAGGAGCTGGTACCTACCCGCGATGGCGCCATCAGCTACATCACAGAGCTGTTCCCGTCGGCCTCGTGGATAAGGAGATACAATgtgcgctggctggctggcgacgtTCTTGCCG GCATCACCATCGGCCTTGTCGTGGTGCCACAGGCTCTGGCATACGCGGCTCTTGCCCGCTTGGATGCTGCCTTTGGCTTATACACATCCTTTACTGGTGCTATAACGTATTGGATGTTTGGCACCTCCAAAGACATTGTCATTGGT ACCACGGCAGTGGGGTCGCTACTCGTCGGCAATGTTGTGGGTTCCATTAAAGAGTCCCACGGCGACAAGTACTCGGCGCCTCAGATTGCCCACGCCCTAGGCATGCTGTCCGGCGCCGTTCTTCTGTTTTTCGGGCTGCTTCGACTAGGATGGGTCATCGAGTTCATTCCATATATTCCCATCTCGGCGTTCATCACCGCTGCGAGCATCACCATTATGTCGACTCAATTTCCAGTCGCTCTGGGGCTGCAGGGGGTAAATACTAGAGAAGCCCCCTACAAGGTTATCATCAGCAGCCTCCAGAGGCTACCTACCATGCGAGCCGACGCTGCCATTGGGCTGACGTCTATCGCGTTGCTTTTTGCAATCAAGAGCTTCTGCTCCAGGATGGAGCTGCGCATGCCTCACAAAAAGCGCCTTTGGGGGTCCCTCTCGTCTTTCCGCCTGACGTTCACCATGCTGCTTTTCACCTTTATCAGCTACCTGGCGAATCGGGGATTGTCAAAGGACCAACACAAATTTCAGATTGTTGGCACGATTGAGCGAG GCTTTCAGGAGGCGAGTGTTCCGCACCCGGACAGCGGACTGGTCAAGGCGATTTTGCCCGAACTGCCTGCCGTGGCCATCATTTTGGTGATTGAACACATAGCCATCTCGAAAGCCATGGGACGCCTCCACGGCTACACCATCAACCCGTCGCAGGAAATTGTCGCTCTCGGCATGGCCAACATGTTCAGCCCATTTGTTGGCGGCTACGTCTGCACTGGCTCCTTTGGCGCGTCTGCGGTTCTGTCCAAGGCCGGTGTCAGAACGCCCCTCGCCGGGCTCTTCAGCGCCTTGGTGCTCGTGCTGGCCCTCTACGCCCTCACGGGGGTGTTTTACTTTATACCCaaggccgcgctggccggaCTCATCATTCACGCGGTGTGCAACTTGATGACACCGCCAGCGAAGCTGTACAAGTACTGGCAGCTGTCACCCATCGAGCTGCTTATCTGGATTGTTGGTGTTTTGTTGGCCATCTTTGAATCCCTGGAGGCGTCTATCTATGCTGGAGTCGTCCTCTCGGTAgcggtgctgctgttccGGATCGCCAGGAAGCAGGGCACGTTTCTTGGTATCGCGCATGTGAGACGTGTTCGCGGCGAGAAGGACCTCGGTCCGGATGGCAAAAGCTCGCATCAGTCGCACCAGGTCTTCCTGCCTCTGGAACGACGGGGACCATCGAACCCCAACATCAAGATCGACAGTCCTTACCCAGGCGTCTTTGTTTATCGCCTAAGCGAAGGGTTCAACTACACCAATCAGGCCTACCATGTGGACACGTTGACCAAGTACGTCATGGATAGGACGCGGCGTATGTCGCCCGAAGAGTTTGAGAGGGAGTCGGACCGCCTCTGGAACGATCCGGGACCACGCACCTACGACAGCGAGTCGGAATCGCTGCCTTACCTCCGTGCAATGGTATTCGACTTTGCGGCCGTCAACAACGTCGATGTCACTTCGGTGCAGGGCCTGATTGACTTGAGGAACACATTCGACCGACACGCCGCGCCGGACACGGTGGAGTGGCACTTTGCCAACGTCCACAACCGCTggacgcgccgcgccctcgcggcaGCCGGGTTCGGCTACCCGACCTCGCGTAATTTAGAGGCGATCAGGAACTGGCACCCAGTCTACAGCATCGCCTCGACGCTCACGGAGAGGGACTGGCCAGTGTTTGGCAGAAACACTTGGATCACGGAGCTGGaccaggacgaggagcgtACCGCTGGGGCTAGGACGCCCGAGTCGCTGAGCTGCGCATCCACGACCCAGGGAACACCGACATCCCCACGACCGGTGCAGGGGTTTGATGGGAAACAGGCGGCGGTGAGCGGCGTGGACAGACCGTTCTTCCACGTCGACCTGAGGGATGCCGTGGAGTCGGCGGTTAGAGATGCGCGGAGCAAGGACGGCCATCACTAA